The genomic window ATTGTTCCATCTTTAGCAAAAACCCCTAAACTGTCCACAGAAACATCAAATTCTCCTAATGGGGCAATAGAAAATGTGATTTTTTCTGCTGCAAAAATTGGGAAAGATGGCAACAGTGATAGTATTCCTAGTCCTAAAGTTAATCCGAATCTTTGAGTTAAATTAATCATGTTAATATTGCTAAATCGTAAAAGATTAATAATTAAAGTGAGTTTAAGCTTAGAAAGCTAGTTAAACTCACTTGGTTGCGAAGATTTATTAAATACAAAAAAGATTACGGAGCAGGAACGACACGATAGTAAACTCCATTAGCCCCGGCTGCTGGACTAAACCAAGTTCCGTTGCAATTATAAAAATTTCCTCCATCAGATTGACTAGAAACACATCCTGACGGAAGACTGGGATAGATAGCCCCTACAGTATAAGCACTTCCAGATGTCTCTTCGGGTGCAGAATTATTGGTTGCTGTGGCACTAGCTGCTCCGATCGCTGCTCCTGCTGCTGCTGCCCCGGCAGCAGCCCAACCACCGCAATTATAACAATCAGAGCCGTAGTGATTGACCACAGCAGGGGGATGATAAGTAGAGTAGGTTCCACCATGATAATCGCCATACCCAACGCCCCCGTTAACAGTGGTTCCATAAGGACTCGTAGCACGCCAAGAACCACCGCCCCCTGAGGCTGTACCACCCCTAGCTCCGGTACCACTCCAAGAGCCATCACCCCCTGAAGCGGTGCCACCCCTAGCTCCGGTACCACTCCAGGAACCACCGCCCCCTGAAGCGGTGCCACCTCGAAATCCAGTACCACTCCAAGACCCACCGCCTCCTGAGACTCTACCCCCTCTAGCTCCTGCGTGGAAGAAAGCAGCAGAGGGATCGCAAGTAAGAGTCATAGAAAGAAGCGTAATCAAGCTAATCACTAAGGTTTTCATTATTAATTCTCCTATTCAGATTGAGTTGGTGATGTTGTATCCGTGGAAGTAGAATTTGGGGGTTCAGGGGGTGCAAAAGGAATGGTGGTAGCCTTTTTTGCTTCGGAAGAGGTAAAATCCCCCGCAGAAACCGGAATATCTAGCTGCCAATCAGAAAACTCCACTTGATGCCGTAGTCTTGAAGGATCATCTCGATAGACGGCCCGAATCATGCGAGGTAGCTTATCTTCAGCCCCAATCCAAATTTGGGCAAAAATAGTGTCATTGGCCACCGCGACAATATCCGTTGTGGTTCCCCCCACCACGCTAGATTGACCTACAACAAAGGCAATTTGTAGTCCTTCTCTGATATCTTGATAGGGATTGCTAACAATGACATCAGTGAAAGGAAAATAGATGGCCGCAGAATCATAGGCTAATTTTAAGGCAGCATCAAGGGTTGCTGGCGCATCAGCCACCGCCACCAGATTTTCAGCAGGAGAGTAGGCAGTGATTGTCTGACCATCGTAATAAAATTCGTTAGCTGGCCCATCTCCAGGGGTAATCACTTTTAATTGATTGGGTCGTTGTAAGGTAACTTCTGAAATCGTGGTGTAAACCAGAGGAGGGCCAAGGCGACTGGGACTTTCGTAGGTGCTGACGGCAGTAAAAGTCATTGAATCGGTAGCCGTTAGGCGATCACTCATGGACTTGATTAAGGCGATCGCTTGAGGTTCAATTTCACTCTTTGTTTGGGCGGTTATTCTCTGGGGAATAGCCAGTAAACTAACACTGACTAAGGAGAAAAGAAGAGATTTTTTCCATAAACTAGACATCTTGTTACAATCTCCTGAGACTTGTTTTTTGTGAAATGAATAGTCAGTAGGGACGATTAGGAAACACCCTTAACTGGGGGAGGGGACCAGATTTTCTCTAAGACGGGTGCTTTAGGGGAATATAACCTCATAATGAGATTGAAATGATCTGACGGTGAGGGCAACCAGTTCCCTTCCTTATTTTCTCCAGGAGACTCATGGGAGATGAAAATATCGAGAGAACCATCGTCATTAAAGTTCAAATTATCGCGATCGCCGATGGCATAACGGTTAAGAGGATTATCGACAAAAAATTGTTGGTTATTGTACATCGTAATCGACCAAAAGGCATTAACAGGGGGGATTTCTTCTGATTCAAAATGAATGACATAATCATGTTCCCCACTCAAGGGGTTGCCCTCCTTGTCAACTCGTGTCAAGGGATAGATGGCATCTTCAGGCAAATTTGCTCCTAACCCAACCCAGGCGACTCCTGCACGGTGTAAATAGTCTGTTCCGTAGCTTCCCAAGTCATAGGTCATTAACCAGTTATTTTTGACCTCTGCTTTAGGGGTTTGGCCGGCTTTGACCACTTGTTCATGGGCAACAGAAATACTACGCTCAAGTCCTTTGATGATTACGGGATCAAGTGCTTTTAAATCAAAGTTTTCATCGGGGATTAAACCAATTTCTGCCAATTTTTTCCCTATTTCTTGGTCCTTAAGGGCAGGAGGATTCGCTGTCATCAACCTACACATTCGAGTGAAAAAAGAAGCCGCATCGAGGTTTTTGACCTGTTCAACGGGGGGAGTTTGGGTATCAATTCCGTCCGTAACCGGGACATGGGTGGGCGGTTGATAAGATTTCTCCCATTGACTCAACGGGGTTAGCTGATATAGGTCTTGGATGGCGTGAACTGCTTCATAATCGGCTTTTCCGTTCGTCTGTGTTCGTCCAATAATCCAAACCATGGAGGTTGGTGACTGAATTTTCTGTACTCCTTCAGGAAGTTCTCCCGTCCAATTGGGCGGTAAAATGGCAAAATCCCCTTTTTTTGTGCCTGTCGTCCGTTTACCGGGGGAAGCAAAAATATTTGTCCAAGCGTCTAGCATGGGCATTAAATAGTAACGTCCTCCTGTATCGGGAACACTCAAAATGATGGGTTCAGCCGAAAGATCAAGCCAAGCAGAGGAATATAACGTATCGGCATTGGGACTCACCACTGCTGTAAAGGAAGCATCAGGAAAGGCTTTTAAGTGGGCAAATTGGTTAATCGGGGCTTTAAATCCTTGGGAGGAAGAGACGGCCGTTGTGATTGCTTGGGTAATATCCATTAAAATTAAAGGATAACCGAAGATATAGGCTTCAACGCCTAAGTTAAAAGCTTGTTCTTCTGATAAAGGGGTCATGGTTATAAAACCTCAGGTTTTTGATTAAAAAGAAAAATTGGCTGTTAATAAGAAGCAAATCAGGTTAAAAATTGAGGGATTTAACAACAACTCCGATAAAACTGACGAAACCAATAATTAACAAATTAGAAATAACAGAATATTTTGGCTGTTTTACCTACTGTCGGGCCATAATTGTCCGCATTTCTGCTTCATGGTCATGAATTAAATCGCCACTGACATCCACAACAACAGTATAAATTTTACCCGTAAACTTAAACGGCGGTTCATAATCAGGAGTGACAGGAGAACCAGGGGCAAAACCACAGGTTAAACCGCTACTTACTCCTATATTGAGAGGAATGGTTACCGAAACGTCCGTTTGTCCGACTAATTTTTCGTCAATATACAATTGAGCGCGACCTGGCGCACCTTTTCCTGTGGCGAGATCCACTTGGCCAGTGGGTTCAAACTCAAAGCGTAACTGATGACGACCTTCTGGGATCGATTCCTTTGATTGAAGATGATAGAGCGATCGCGCTAAATAATTATGAACCCAGTGCAGTTTGCCCCCTTTGACATAGAAAGCATACCCCCCATCATTACCTCCATGAGCGAGTAAAACCCCTTCTGCGCCCCCTTGAGGAATCTCCACATCGGCCGTGATACTATGGAGACGATTTAGCACTCTGACGGCACTATTTGAGGGAATTTCTTGAGTGTTAGGATAGTAAGTATAGCGAGTTCGAGCCTCCGCAATTTGAGGTCGTTCTTCTGCAAGACGCTGTACACCACGGCCATCAACGGGTAACACATTATATTTGCCGGCTTCTACATACCAAGTTGCCACCATTTCGATGAGTTTTGCCCGATTATCTGCTGCAATATTGTGATTTTCGGCAAAATCTTCAGCAATGTGATACAGTTCCCAGTGATGGGCATCCAGTTCGGTTAGGGTATCTTTAGCAATAGGAACGCCAAAGGGTTTCCCTGCTTCGGTGAAAGAAGGACCGGGCCAAGGACACACAGCACGCCAACCGTCATAATAGAGGGAACGATGCCCCATCATCTCAAAATATTGGGTAATATGCTTACTTGGTGCTTCGGCATTATCTAAGGTATGGGCAAAACTCACCCCTTCAATGGGGGATTGTGTCACCCCTCTAATGGTGGTTGGGGGGTCAATTTCCAGTAATTCCAGCACCGTTGGCACTAAATCAATGGCATGGGCGTACTGGGTCCGAATTTCGCCCTTTGCCTTAATCCCTTGGGGCCAATGCACAATTAAGGGATCGCTAATACCCCCTCGGTAGGTTTCTCGTTTCCAACGTCGGAAAGGGGTATTACCTGCCCAAGTCCAACCCCAAGGATAATGATTAAACGTTTCGGGTCCTCCGAGTTTGTCAATTTCTTTGAGATTATCTTCGAGGGTTTCAGGGACATTATTAAAAAAGAGGGTTTCGTTGATCGAGCCTTGCAGTCCCCCTTCTGCACTCGCTCCATTATCGGAAATGACCATAATAATCGTATTCTCAAATTCCCCAATATTTTTGAGAAAATCCAATAAACGACCGATATGATAATCTGTATGGGTGAAAAATCCCGCAAAAACCTCCATCATGCGAGCATAAAGCCTTTTTTCATCGGCTGAGAGGGAATCCCAGTGAGGAACATCGGGATCATGACGAGACAGTTCAGCATTTTGGGGAACAATGCCCATTTCTTTCTGACGGGCAAATACTTTCTCTCGGTACGCTTCCCAACCGTCATCAAATTGTCCGGCGTAAGCGTCTGCCCACTCTTTGGGGACATGATGGGGGGCGTGCATCGCACCAGGACAAAAATACATGAAAAAGGGCTTATCGGGGGCAATTTGTTTAGAATCAGCAATAAAGCTTATGGCTTTGTCCGCAATATCTGCGTTAAAGTGATAACCTTCTTCTGGTGTTTTGTCAGGATGGACTTGGTGGTTATCATAGACGAGAGCGGGGTAGTATTGATGGGTATCTCCCCCTAAAAAGCCGTAATATCGCTCAAAACCCCGTCCCAACGGCCAGCGATCGTAGGGACCGGCGGCCGACAGTTGATCGGCAGGGGTTAAATGCCATTTGCCGATCGCATAGGTATTATAACCTTTTTGTAGCAATATTTCTGATAAAAAGCCATTTTCAAAGGGAATGTTGCCATTACTGCCTGGATAGCCCGTTGAACCTTCTGTAATGCAGGCCATAGCGTTGGAATGGTGATTACGTCCCGTCATAATACAGGAACGAGAGGGAGAACATAAGGCTGTCGTATGTAGATTGTTATAACGCAAACCATTAGCAGCTAAGGCATCTAAATTAGGGGTTTTTATGGGACTTCCATAACACCCAAATTGTCCAAATCCAGTATCATCGAGGACAATAAACAAAACGTTGGGGGTGCCTTTTTTTGCCCGTAATGGTTCTGGCCAAGCAGGGCTAGATTGATCTACAGTTCGTCCGATAACCCCAGAAAAAGCGGTTCCAGGTTTATATTCTTGCAAAGCCATACATTTAACCTCATTTAAGATTTTTCACTAGGAATTGTTGAATTTTTGCCTCTCAACTGAGAGGGAGCAAAGAAAAATTCATGAACATTTTCTTTTCCAAAATAAATTTCAAGTTCTTTTAAAATATTGTGTATAAAAAAAACAATTGATATGCACAATGTGACGGCTAAAACTTGATAGATATTTTCTGAAACGAGAAAACTTTTAAAAGCAGGAATAAGGGATTTAGTTTGATGATAAGCATGAAGCAAATGTTCCATTATTCCCAGTATCAAAACGGCTACAGTATAAATAAAGGTTTTATACAAAATGCTGAGATAACGAGGACTTTCCTCAAACCGATTCATCCAAGGGGTTGCATCCATAATGGCTACGGCCTTAGCCGCCACTAATGCTCCTATAATGGCTTTTGAAAGAACATAAGTGTCAATGGAATATTCTTTTAAAAATAGCTTCATAATTAAAAGAATGTAACCAAATCCCAATAGAAAAAATAGGGCTAAAGAGCCGATTTTTCTGATTTCGCGCTGAAGTGCTTGCATAATAGACATCTCCATAATTTAATAAAATCAAGAAATATAGTATAATAAAATGAATAATTAGTTCAAAAAAGAAGAGAATTAACTGAAGCTCAAATAAAAGAAAATAAAGCTTTATCATCTAATCGGATTTTTGTTGAGCATTTAATTCGAGTTGTCAAAGTATTTAAAGTAGTTCAAGAAAGATTTCGCTTACATAAGAGTCGATATAAATCGGTTTTGTTAACCGTTTGTGGATTAGTTCGGTTGAGAATTAGTTCCTTGATTTTGAAAATAATAGAATCCTCCCAATCTGGAGAGGTAATTGACGTTATAATGAGCCATAGTTTTATGTCCAAATTAGAGTTAATTCCTTCAACCCCTTATTAATTCGTTCTGAAGGCTAATTTTGACTTCAAGTTTAATCTGCCTGTTTTCATTGCTGTAACTGGGTTATGGATTCTTGGAGATGTCTAATGTTTTCCCTTAGGAAGTAATTGAGAAATTAAGGGATTTAATGATCACCCCCATAAGACTAAATAAATAAATTAATAACTAATAGAGTAATCCCAATATTTGGATATTGTAAGACAATTCATAATTGTACGAGTGTAACCTAATTTGAAGCTTTAAAAGTGTTAAGAAATATAAAAAAATGTAATGATTATTTAAGATGGAAAAGAATAAATTTTATAGATTTTCTTAAGATTTTTTTTAAAAAAAAGTAGTTTATACTATTTTCTATAAATATTTTAATAGTTAATACTGAGGAATCGTTAATGATTTTAAAATCATTATTATGCTCAACTTTATCTTCCATGGCTATTATAACTAGCCTTGGTATTTTTCCCTTAAACGTCAACGCTCAAACTAATTCACAGGCTAATTGTGTTCAAGAACCCCAGTCTTATATTTCCCCTGAACTCTTAGCAACGATGGCCTATCGGGAGTCTTTTAAAAAGGAAGGAATTCCGGGTTATGGTGTCTTAGAAACAGAATTCAGTGCAGGAAATATTACAGCAAAAGACATTGTACAAGCAGCAATAAAAGCTTGTGTTCTTAGCAATGAATATGGCATCGCTAGTCATGAAAACTACGTTGACGATGTGAAAAGTCAACTTCAATCTATGATCCAAGCTGATAATAGTCGATAAAAACAGTAAGAATACTGACTTAATTTCACTTAAGTTGGAAAAAAGTTAAGTAAGACAGAGAACAGGAACGAGTAACTTCTATAGAGTGCAGATAATAAGTTAAAAATTAATAACAAATCATCCAAAAACTGACTTATACGCAAACCTATTGTCTGTTTAAAAAATCCTGTTTTCTGGTCTTTTTTAACAAATAACTTCGACTTTATCCGACAAATTATGTTACACAAAATTTTAAAATTTCTTTATTTGAAACCTATAATACAGGGTACTGTTTTAATTAGTTATTATTTGTTTTCCGCAAATGTACAAGCCAACCCGATAATAACTAAAACTGACCAAGATATTTTTTATGAACCATCAATTTTAGTTATTCCAGAAGATAAACCTTTGGCCAATGAAGTCGAAGTTAAAAAAGATAGTTTTACGATTTTAGAAAATACCGTTAATTCTAACCAACCTGAGACAACATCTTCTTGTCTTACGTTTACTCCTTTAACTAACACTGTCACCCCTAATATATCATCTACTAAAAAGAAGGAAAACGAAATAAAAGCTACCAGTAATTGTGCCACAGATTTGATAGAAATTTCAAATCCTAAACCATTAAAAGTATTTCAGAATAAAAACTCTGATTTTTCGTTAAATCTTCCAGAAACTTCACCTAAGTCTTCACAAGATTTACCTGTCGTAGAGACAACTCAACCCGTTGAAGACAACCGCTGGCATTTTAAATTACAACCTTATGCCACCATTCCCATTAATACCTATGGAACGGTTTCGGCGAGGGGAGAAACGGTTAGTTATCATTTAAGTTTAGGGGAATTATTAGATACATTAAGAGCAACTGCAAGCGGTCGTTTTGAAGGTTGGAACGGTCGTTGGGGATTTATTATTGATGGTTATTTTGCTAGTTTACAAGATATTGGTAATCTGCAAATATCTCGTTCGAGAAACCCTAATCCTATTAATGTTTTAAACTTTTTATTAAATAGAGGAATTAATACTAGACTGCAAGAAGTCGTTAATGTCATTGATCAAGAAATTCAAATCGCTAATAATATTCAACAAGTAAGAGAAGCTCAACCTTTTCAAAATTTAGAACGTCAAGTTCAAGATTTGAAAGTTGTTGTTTCGGAAGATGCCCAAAAACTTCAGGAATTGCAAATTAGATTCCAAGAATTTGAAGATAAAGTAATTACAGGTCGTCAACAGATAGAGGTATTAGAAACAAGAGTTGAAGATTTGCAAGACCTTGAATCACAAATTAATACTTTACAGAATTTTAAAACAAACTTCATTAATAATATCAATACTGAACAATTTCAAGCATTTCTTGACCTTGATTTTCAAAACTTAAATCAATTAGCAAATCAAGTTAGTAGCATTGAACAAGTAGGACAAGAATTAAGACAAACTAGAAATAATTTAGAACGTGCGAGTCAGCGAGTTAAAGAACTACGCTCGCAACGAGATAGTGTAGCTTTAGAAAATGTTGAAACCAAGCTAGAAGAAGCCAAAGCATTACTTAATGATGAACTGATTACAGATGAGGAAAAGTTAGAGAGTTTTTTGGACAAACTTGAAGAATTAAAAAACATTGAATCAGACATTGACCTAGTGAAAGAAATAGGAATTAATGATATTGAATCTTTAGAAAAAATTATTGCTTTAAGGGTTCAAGATTTACCGATTATTGACGATTTACAAGACTTAAACAACCAAATTCAAGAGCTAAATCAACTTACCGATATTAATCAAATTGAACAAAAACTAATACAAACCAGAGATAATTTAGAGCGTGTTAGTCAACAAGTCAAAGAACTGCGGTCACAACAAGATAGTGAAACTTTGCAAAATCTTGATAGTCAACTCGAACAAGCAAAAGTATTATTAGATCGAGAAATTCAAGCAGTCAACCAAATTCAAGACTTTCTAGAAAATCAACAACCTCAACAACTTGAAGCAACCATCGGAGCAAGTTTACAATTTGATCAAGGAATTTATGATTTTGCCCTTAGTTATCATATTGGGGATCTTCCCTCCCATGAATTGCCTGAACAACCTTCTAATCGCAATTTTCCTCTAATTTGGTTTCAACCTATTGTGGGGGTTCGCCTTAATGATATTAGTGTTGAAATTGATACAATTAATAGGTTTGAGCTATCAAGTTCTTTGGTTAATATTCAGGGTACGGTTCAACGAAAATTTGAGCGAGGACGTACTTGGTTTGAACCCTTATTAGGAGGAAAATTCGGTATTCAAATCTCAGATCCCATTACTTTTTGGTTAAGAGGTGATGCTTCGGGGTTTGGACTAGCAGGAGAAACAGATATTAGTTGGAACTTATTGTTTGGGTTAGATTGGTGGATTCATCAACAAATTTCATTGCAACTTGGCTATCATTTCTATGAGATCGACTATAAAACTGGCAATGATAATGACTTTAGATTTGAAGAAAATCTAAACGGACCTTTTGTTTCAGCAACCTTTCATTTTTAGGTACCGAAATAAGATTTATTTGAAATTCTCTAAATTCTCTAATTACAAGCCAAACTAACCATTGTCGTAACCTACCCACAGATGAATGATATCAATAATATTATTTAAGGAGCAGTAACATCATTATCCCATAGTTCAACTTTAGCCAAAGAACAACTCATGCTATGTTCATTAGCTAATTCATGTATCCATTTTCCCATTTGTTGGTTTTGATCATTTCCGCTTAACCAAGTAACACTCAGAAGACTGAGATTGCCTCCTGCAATCGGTTCACAAGTAAATTTTAAATTCCCTGGAGAGTTCTCAGAAACCCCTGATTGGCACTTCCAACTTTTTGGATCAATGATTAATTTCCAATCACTATCATCTCTGGCTTCAATGAGAATTTTATCTTCTTGATCTGAACAAATCCAACTATTCATTTGATCAGCTATATTAGGTAATTCATCTAAATTAGATGGGTTATTTTGTGCTGTTAATTGAGAAGTAGATTGAGCTAATAAAGTTAAAGGAGATAAAATTAAAAGAATTGTTGTTTTTGTTAAAATCAATGACTTTAATTTCATGTGTTTCCTCAGCTAATCTCTTTATTAAAAATGTTTTTAATAAAATTATAAAAGGTTTCTAAAAATTTGGTTTAACGAAATACAAATCCAAGTAAACTAAATTTAGTTAAACTTTAACAAAGATTATGAAACAATACAGGAAACTATTGGTTTTTCTTCAACTTCCCACTATCGTAACTTTTTCTTGGTCTTTTTTATCTATCCCTGTCAACGCCCAAGGTTCTACTATTGCTTGTTTTGAATATGTTCAAGGGTTAGGAGCCAATCGAGAAACTGCCCAATCCATTTGTGCCAGTTATCCTCAATATGCGGGTTATTGTGCTGATAAAGTAAGGAGCATTGGAGGAACTTGGGAAACGGCTGAATCCTTATGTCAAGATGGAACTCGTTTCTCAGGACAGTGTTTTATAGGAATGAGAGCGCAAGGAGCGACTTGGGAGCATTCAGAGTCTTTGTGCAAGAATGCAACAGCAAATACCAGTCAATGTGTTCAACAAGCTAGGGGTTTGGAAGGCTTTTCTTGGAAAGGTGCTTTACAAGAATGTCGTCCGCCTCAGATTGCCGATGCCCTACAAAATTGTATCAATTCTTTAACCCATGATCTTCATGGCAACCCTACAGGAATTTCTCCAGAAGCTGCATCACAGGAATGTAGTCGGGGAAGGTGATAGATTGGCCGTGGCCGTGGCCAGAGGGAAAAAGTTTAACTAAGGTTGTTCTCAAATAGGAAGGAATGAACCATGATTAATTTCTAATGAGTCGAAAAACAAACCACAACCATGGCCAATAAAAACCACATTCGATGATCGAAGCGTATTGCACTACTATAAATAAGAGCTTTATCGAATCTCTACAGAGTCATGGTTAATTCAGAATATTATTTCATCAGTGATCTTCATATTGGTGGTGAAGGCAACTTAGCCGTTTGTGATTTTGAAACAGAATTAATTGATTTTTTACAACTTCTAGAAGGTAAAACTCATTCTACAGAATTGATTATCCTCGGCGATGCTTTTAGCTTTTGGGAAATGACTCGTACTTCTCCTACAGCTAAATTAGAAACCATTATTACTCAGCATCCCAGATTATTTGAGCAGTTTAAACGCACAGGTCGAAATATCAAGATCACCTTGCTCCCAGGAAATCATGACTATGAACTGGCTTGTTATGAAGAGTTTAAAACAACTCTCCAGGCTTACAATATCACTTTAGAAGCGAAAGAAGCGATTACTCGTCAAATACAGGGGAAAACTATCTGGATCGAACACGGCCATCAACAAGACAGTTTCAATCGTATTGCTGATTTTGGTAATCCTTATGCTACCCCGATTGGCTACTATATTGTCAGTCAAATTGTAGATAGCTTAGTGGAAAGATCGAGCTTAGGTAAGTATAGCTGGCTTAAAGATATTGAATCTGTCTATCCTAACGAAGAAATCCCTTATTGGTTCTTCTCTAACTATTTCTATAAAGAGATGAGTCTCTGGTTACGTTGGGTTTTATTACCTTTTTTACTGTTATTAAGTGTGAGTCTTATCTTACTAATTAGTGCTGCCTTAGAACAAGTGGGGATAGTTAACAGTGGTTTCTTTTCTCGGCATTGGTTAGAATTTTTACAAAACTTTGGTTTTGCTGGCAAAGCTTTAGAATTTACTGTCAATTTAGTTTTGTTCATTGATAGTTTATTTTTAGGAAGCTTAATTTTAGTAATGATTCCTTTATTATTTGTTTTTAGAGATATTCAAAAAACTTTGCGTCGATATGGCTTTAAAAGTAAGAAACATGGACTAAAGAGTAAACAGAATTCTTATCTTGAAGCTGCCCGCCAAGTTTTTGAACAAAATCCAGATGTCTTTGCCTTTGTCTATGGACACACCCATCATCCTTCCTTAACTCGAATTGACCCTAATTCCAGCTATGTTTTAGGCGATCGCTATGTTATCAATACAGGGAGTTGGCTCAAAAAACTTAAGAGAATTCCCTCTATTTTTCGATTTTTCCCCGCTGTTTATTATCCTTCTTTTCAACTCAATTACTTTAAAATTTTCATTAATAATGGGAAAATTGAAATTTTCTATGAGTGTTTGCCCAAAGAAGCTGAATCAGGTTTAACCCTCTTAGAGAAGCTAGCAATAATAGGTCGAAAAAAACAAAGATTCATTTCACTTCCACAACATACTATTATTTAATTTTAAAAAATAGGTATTCTTCTTCATACTCAAAACTATCTTTTCCACCCTATTAAATTCGTGTTCTTTCATTCCTGCTAACCGCATCACTTTCCAAGTCTTAACTTCTTCTCCTCGTCAGTGAATTTCGGTAATTGCCCATTGAATGCGTCGATTTTGGAATTCTGTGACTGATTCAGTGACTTCTGAGAGATAAGCTTGAGTCAAAGGCAATTTATCCAGCTTTTGCTGCAACATGGCTTTTAAACCTGTCGTTGTGCCAATTTTACCGATGGTTATGCGTTGGGGAATATCAAGATTGAGCAGTTGAGTCACCACTTCTTCTACTTGCAGTTTAATCTGCTTATCTCGTTCTTCCCAATTAACTCGCTTATTGATAGAAACAGGACGCTGTAAGGTGGGTGAATGCTCGTGAATGCTCATTTAACCAATCTTTATCATTACGATACAGCCACATCCCTGAAACTTGATGTAAACGATGCCAATATGTCTCCCCATACTGCTGTAAATCTTGCCTGAAACATTGGGGACAAAATCGCAGATATTCAGCATAATACAGCTTTGACTTAGGGATTTTCGCTATTTGTGCAATCGATTTACTTTCCTTACCCTCCATCAATTCCTGTAACCGTTTCACCTCACGATTGCTCAAAAACGTCCGATAATAGGGTAATAAAGTATGCTCTTGTAATAACTGATTAAGGGTTAAATTTGACCCTAAAGGTAACTTATTGATTAAAGTAACCAGATTGTTCGGTAATCCGAGATAATATTGCTTTTTTCCTGCTGTGTTAAACAAATCAATCTGTGTCTGCCGAAAACTACGGTTTCCACTCCTGAGATGATAACGACACAGCACACTGTAGAATAGTTCATCACT from Crocosphaera subtropica ATCC 51142 includes these protein-coding regions:
- a CDS encoding DUF2092 domain-containing protein — translated: MSSLWKKSLLFSLVSVSLLAIPQRITAQTKSEIEPQAIALIKSMSDRLTATDSMTFTAVSTYESPSRLGPPLVYTTISEVTLQRPNQLKVITPGDGPANEFYYDGQTITAYSPAENLVAVADAPATLDAALKLAYDSAAIYFPFTDVIVSNPYQDIREGLQIAFVVGQSSVVGGTTTDIVAVANDTIFAQIWIGAEDKLPRMIRAVYRDDPSRLRHQVEFSDWQLDIPVSAGDFTSSEAKKATTIPFAPPEPPNSTSTDTTSPTQSE
- a CDS encoding DUF1254 domain-containing protein, producing the protein MTPLSEEQAFNLGVEAYIFGYPLILMDITQAITTAVSSSQGFKAPINQFAHLKAFPDASFTAVVSPNADTLYSSAWLDLSAEPIILSVPDTGGRYYLMPMLDAWTNIFASPGKRTTGTKKGDFAILPPNWTGELPEGVQKIQSPTSMVWIIGRTQTNGKADYEAVHAIQDLYQLTPLSQWEKSYQPPTHVPVTDGIDTQTPPVEQVKNLDAASFFTRMCRLMTANPPALKDQEIGKKLAEIGLIPDENFDLKALDPVIIKGLERSISVAHEQVVKAGQTPKAEVKNNWLMTYDLGSYGTDYLHRAGVAWVGLGANLPEDAIYPLTRVDKEGNPLSGEHDYVIHFESEEIPPVNAFWSITMYNNQQFFVDNPLNRYAIGDRDNLNFNDDGSLDIFISHESPGENKEGNWLPSPSDHFNLIMRLYSPKAPVLEKIWSPPPVKGVS
- a CDS encoding arylsulfatase is translated as MALQEYKPGTAFSGVIGRTVDQSSPAWPEPLRAKKGTPNVLFIVLDDTGFGQFGCYGSPIKTPNLDALAANGLRYNNLHTTALCSPSRSCIMTGRNHHSNAMACITEGSTGYPGSNGNIPFENGFLSEILLQKGYNTYAIGKWHLTPADQLSAAGPYDRWPLGRGFERYYGFLGGDTHQYYPALVYDNHQVHPDKTPEEGYHFNADIADKAISFIADSKQIAPDKPFFMYFCPGAMHAPHHVPKEWADAYAGQFDDGWEAYREKVFARQKEMGIVPQNAELSRHDPDVPHWDSLSADEKRLYARMMEVFAGFFTHTDYHIGRLLDFLKNIGEFENTIIMVISDNGASAEGGLQGSINETLFFNNVPETLEDNLKEIDKLGGPETFNHYPWGWTWAGNTPFRRWKRETYRGGISDPLIVHWPQGIKAKGEIRTQYAHAIDLVPTVLELLEIDPPTTIRGVTQSPIEGVSFAHTLDNAEAPSKHITQYFEMMGHRSLYYDGWRAVCPWPGPSFTEAGKPFGVPIAKDTLTELDAHHWELYHIAEDFAENHNIAADNRAKLIEMVATWYVEAGKYNVLPVDGRGVQRLAEERPQIAEARTRYTYYPNTQEIPSNSAVRVLNRLHSITADVEIPQGGAEGVLLAHGGNDGGYAFYVKGGKLHWVHNYLARSLYHLQSKESIPEGRHQLRFEFEPTGQVDLATGKGAPGRAQLYIDEKLVGQTDVSVTIPLNIGVSSGLTCGFAPGSPVTPDYEPPFKFTGKIYTVVVDVSGDLIHDHEAEMRTIMARQ
- a CDS encoding metallophosphoesterase, whose amino-acid sequence is MVNSEYYFISDLHIGGEGNLAVCDFETELIDFLQLLEGKTHSTELIILGDAFSFWEMTRTSPTAKLETIITQHPRLFEQFKRTGRNIKITLLPGNHDYELACYEEFKTTLQAYNITLEAKEAITRQIQGKTIWIEHGHQQDSFNRIADFGNPYATPIGYYIVSQIVDSLVERSSLGKYSWLKDIESVYPNEEIPYWFFSNYFYKEMSLWLRWVLLPFLLLLSVSLILLISAALEQVGIVNSGFFSRHWLEFLQNFGFAGKALEFTVNLVLFIDSLFLGSLILVMIPLLFVFRDIQKTLRRYGFKSKKHGLKSKQNSYLEAARQVFEQNPDVFAFVYGHTHHPSLTRIDPNSSYVLGDRYVINTGSWLKKLKRIPSIFRFFPAVYYPSFQLNYFKIFINNGKIEIFYECLPKEAESGLTLLEKLAIIGRKKQRFISLPQHTII
- a CDS encoding TnsD family Tn7-like transposition protein; the encoded protein is MSIHEHSPTLQRPVSINKRVNWEERDKQIKLQVEEVVTQLLNLDIPQRITIGKIGTTTGLKAMLQQKLDKLPLTQAYLSEVTESVTEFQNRRIQWAITEIH
- a CDS encoding TniQ family protein: MLCRYHLRSGNRSFRQTQIDLFNTAGKKQYYLGLPNNLVTLINKLPLGSNLTLNQLLQEHTLLPYYRTFLSNREVKRLQELMEGKESKSIAQIAKIPKSKLYYAEYLRFCPQCFRQDLQQYGETYWHRLHQVSGMWLYRNDKDWLNEHSRAFTHLTASCFYQ